A window of Costertonia aggregata contains these coding sequences:
- a CDS encoding MgtC/SapB family protein produces MDYSDLVTLGIAFGLGLLVGLQRQHTDNKMAGVRTFTLIAILGTVTGFMARDFDNPFILPVFGIAITAFLVIANIVKLKKFDNPDVGQTTEVAALLMFAICAYIVMGDRVIGIIVGGAMAVLLYIKEHLHDFIERLKDKDLKAIMTFTGISLVILPILPDETFGPLDVLNPYNIWLMVVLIVGISVIGYFIYKFVDTKTGIISNGILGGLISSTATTVSYARKTKNAKNLDMMAAFIITTASAIALVRVLIEVGVIIPKKLPEIILPLAIEFIVMVALCAALFYKINKDNDDDEMPEPDNPAQFKSALIFGLLYGLILLAVAFTKKEFGNQALYIVAIISGLTDVDAITLSLSQLMKNGGLETHTGWRLILLASLANLLFKGIMAGVLGTKRLLKWVGITFGISILSGLTIMWLWPETWHF; encoded by the coding sequence ATGGACTATTCGGACCTTGTAACATTGGGCATAGCCTTTGGGCTGGGATTGTTGGTAGGCCTACAGCGCCAACATACGGATAATAAGATGGCGGGCGTACGAACATTTACCCTAATCGCCATTTTGGGAACGGTCACGGGGTTTATGGCACGTGATTTTGATAATCCCTTTATATTGCCGGTCTTTGGCATTGCGATTACGGCCTTCCTCGTCATCGCCAATATCGTAAAGCTAAAAAAATTCGATAATCCCGATGTCGGCCAGACCACCGAGGTCGCCGCCCTATTGATGTTCGCCATTTGCGCTTACATCGTCATGGGCGATCGGGTAATCGGCATCATCGTGGGCGGTGCCATGGCCGTTTTGCTCTACATCAAGGAACACCTACACGATTTTATCGAACGATTAAAGGATAAGGATTTAAAGGCCATCATGACCTTTACCGGTATTTCATTGGTAATCTTACCGATACTACCGGACGAAACTTTCGGCCCTTTGGACGTTTTAAACCCCTATAATATTTGGCTGATGGTCGTATTGATTGTGGGCATTAGCGTCATCGGGTATTTCATCTACAAATTTGTCGACACTAAAACGGGCATTATCTCAAACGGAATTCTGGGAGGTCTGATCAGTAGCACCGCCACCACCGTCAGTTATGCTCGAAAGACCAAAAATGCAAAAAACCTCGACATGATGGCCGCGTTCATCATAACGACCGCATCGGCCATCGCCTTGGTACGGGTTCTTATTGAGGTCGGTGTGATCATTCCCAAAAAATTGCCTGAGATAATTCTTCCATTGGCCATAGAATTTATAGTGATGGTCGCACTTTGTGCCGCATTGTTCTATAAAATCAATAAGGATAATGATGATGATGAAATGCCCGAACCCGATAACCCGGCGCAGTTCAAAAGTGCTTTGATATTTGGTCTTTTATACGGTCTAATCTTATTGGCAGTCGCTTTTACGAAGAAGGAATTTGGCAACCAAGCCCTATACATAGTAGCCATTATCAGCGGACTTACCGATGTGGATGCCATTACGCTATCGCTTTCTCAACTCATGAAAAACGGAGGCTTGGAAACCCATACCGGATGGCGACTGATTCTCTTGGCTTCTTTGGCTAATTTGTTATTCAAAGGGATTATGGCGGGCGTTTTAGGAACAAAGCGATTGCTAAAATGGGTCGGTATTACCTTCGGAATTTCCATCCTTTCAGGATTGACGATCATGTGGCTCTGGCCGGAAACGTGGCATTTTTAA
- the ppk1 gene encoding polyphosphate kinase 1, whose protein sequence is MFAKQNSKEVRYKNREIDWLRFNHRVLQEASDLRNPLFERLKFLAIFSSNLDEFFRVRVSKLRQLKKVEKKVRKPLGLKPNKLLKEIIFQVHLQQEEFGAIFQKQILPELRSQGISFVGINGYSEAQKSELRNYFDSQISKGLTILTGEEFDIDAFKEGRQYVAIFKKGSSSDLSFVEVPSEKFGRFIEIPSSDNSTYCYTYLEDIVKLNLDQIFPDDKIQQVANIKISKDAELYLDDEYEGDWVEQIYASLKKRKVGQPTRFLYEQNTDAGFLKAIRKRLNLGKVDMMQGGERHNFSDFMAFSDPTDNPQFHFEPMPPLKHNDFESSLNFFDLISARDCLLHFPYQDFHYVEQWLEEAAMDAEVVSIHISLYRIAEESKLTTALLKALQNGKAVNIFVEAKARFDEANNINWGRKFEENGGKVFYSFPNIKVHSKILLIQRRNSEGKLKGYAYIGTGNFNAQTAKIYCDHALFTADKKLIRDLEQVFRVLKRELLLPKLKKLIISPFNARIAFEKLIQREIDNAKNGLPACIIAKMNSLEDRRMIDWLYQASNAGVHIKLIVRGFCCLIPQVKGQSENINVISIVDRFLEHARVFLFHNNGKEEMFMGSADWMTRNLDKRIEVITPILDKAAFLELKQILDFQIEDNFKARIVDENSSNMYVPHDNKIPVRSQYAIYEYLKDKHGTPHE, encoded by the coding sequence ATGTTCGCCAAACAGAATTCTAAAGAAGTCAGATATAAAAATCGGGAAATCGATTGGCTCCGCTTTAACCATAGAGTATTGCAAGAAGCTTCCGATTTACGAAATCCGCTTTTCGAGCGATTGAAATTTCTGGCGATATTCTCCTCGAATTTAGACGAATTCTTTCGAGTGCGCGTCTCTAAGTTGAGACAACTTAAGAAGGTCGAGAAAAAAGTTCGTAAGCCATTGGGCTTAAAACCCAACAAACTTCTAAAGGAAATAATATTTCAGGTTCATCTGCAACAAGAAGAATTCGGTGCCATTTTTCAAAAACAAATCCTCCCCGAACTCCGTTCGCAAGGCATTTCCTTTGTTGGCATTAATGGTTATTCGGAAGCCCAAAAATCCGAATTACGAAATTATTTTGATTCTCAAATTTCCAAGGGATTGACCATTCTTACCGGAGAGGAATTCGATATAGACGCATTTAAGGAGGGTCGTCAATATGTCGCTATCTTCAAAAAAGGGAGTTCGAGCGATTTGAGTTTCGTTGAGGTACCATCGGAAAAATTCGGCAGATTCATCGAAATACCTTCCTCTGATAATAGTACTTACTGCTATACGTATCTAGAGGATATAGTAAAATTAAATTTAGACCAAATATTCCCTGATGATAAGATTCAGCAAGTCGCGAATATTAAAATTTCAAAAGATGCCGAACTTTATCTTGATGACGAATATGAAGGGGATTGGGTCGAACAGATTTATGCATCCTTGAAAAAACGGAAGGTAGGGCAACCAACAAGATTCCTATATGAACAAAATACGGATGCAGGATTTCTAAAGGCCATCAGAAAACGCCTGAATCTCGGGAAAGTGGATATGATGCAAGGAGGCGAAAGGCATAATTTCAGCGATTTTATGGCCTTTTCCGATCCCACCGATAACCCCCAATTTCATTTTGAACCGATGCCCCCTTTAAAACATAATGATTTTGAAAGTTCGTTAAACTTTTTTGACCTTATCAGTGCACGCGACTGCTTACTACATTTTCCTTATCAGGATTTTCATTATGTAGAACAATGGTTGGAGGAGGCTGCCATGGATGCCGAGGTTGTGTCCATACATATATCGCTATATCGAATTGCCGAAGAATCCAAATTGACCACCGCATTGTTGAAAGCTTTGCAGAATGGAAAAGCGGTAAATATTTTTGTCGAAGCCAAAGCTCGGTTCGATGAAGCCAACAATATCAATTGGGGGAGAAAATTCGAGGAGAACGGGGGCAAGGTTTTTTATAGCTTTCCGAACATCAAGGTACACTCTAAAATTCTGTTGATTCAACGTCGGAACAGCGAAGGGAAATTGAAAGGCTATGCCTATATCGGTACTGGAAATTTTAATGCTCAAACGGCCAAAATTTATTGTGACCATGCCCTTTTTACGGCCGATAAGAAATTGATCCGAGACCTTGAACAGGTTTTCAGGGTGTTAAAAAGAGAGCTTCTACTACCCAAACTGAAAAAACTTATTATCTCTCCTTTCAATGCCCGAATTGCTTTTGAAAAATTGATTCAACGGGAAATCGATAATGCCAAAAATGGGCTTCCGGCCTGTATAATTGCTAAAATGAACAGCTTGGAGGATAGGCGAATGATCGACTGGCTATATCAAGCGAGTAATGCTGGAGTTCATATTAAATTGATAGTTAGGGGCTTCTGCTGTCTGATACCGCAGGTAAAGGGACAAAGCGAAAATATAAATGTGATTAGCATTGTTGATCGGTTTTTGGAACATGCCCGCGTTTTTTTATTCCATAATAATGGTAAGGAGGAGATGTTTATGGGCAGTGCCGATTGGATGACACGCAATCTGGACAAGCGAATTGAAGTGATTACACCTATTTTGGACAAAGCCGCTTTTTTGGAATTAAAACAAATATTGGACTTTCAAATTGAAGATAATTTTAAAGCCCGAATTGTGGATGAAAATTCGAGCAACATGTATGTCCCACATGACAATAAAATTCCGGTTCGCTCACAATATGCCATCTATGAATATTTGAAAGATAAGCATGGTACGCCGCATGAATAG
- a CDS encoding DUF808 domain-containing protein, producing MASGFFALLDDVATLMDDVAAMSKVAAKKTAGILGDDLAVNAEKSSGFVSSRELPVLWAITKGSFLNKVIILPVAFLLSAFLPIAVTVILILGGLYLAYEGAEKIYKFIVPHSHDKVTVKPGNLSEEEILSMEKEKIKSAVVTDFILSIEIVIIALGTVAQETIWIQIMVTTIIAIIATVGVYGIVALIIRMDEFGAKLIAFNDRDDSFSDTVGRILVNALPYVIKSLSVIGTIALILVSGGIFVHNIHFLHDFIPNLPMILQEFVVGLIIGFIMLAIVKGVNYIWNRTKSRS from the coding sequence ATGGCCTCAGGTTTTTTCGCATTATTGGATGATGTCGCCACATTAATGGATGACGTAGCCGCGATGAGCAAAGTTGCCGCTAAAAAAACAGCGGGAATACTTGGCGATGATCTCGCTGTCAATGCCGAAAAATCCTCAGGTTTTGTGTCTTCAAGAGAACTTCCTGTTTTATGGGCAATAACAAAAGGCTCATTTCTAAACAAAGTGATTATTCTTCCCGTCGCCTTCCTTTTGAGTGCATTTCTGCCAATAGCCGTAACGGTCATCCTGATTTTAGGCGGATTATACCTGGCCTATGAAGGGGCCGAAAAAATTTATAAATTTATAGTGCCCCATTCCCATGATAAGGTTACGGTCAAACCCGGTAATTTATCCGAGGAAGAAATTCTAAGTATGGAGAAAGAAAAAATCAAATCGGCGGTGGTAACGGATTTTATTCTTTCCATCGAAATAGTCATCATTGCCTTGGGTACCGTTGCTCAAGAGACTATTTGGATTCAGATTATGGTAACGACGATAATCGCCATCATCGCAACGGTAGGTGTTTATGGCATTGTAGCGCTAATTATTCGAATGGATGAGTTCGGGGCGAAATTGATCGCTTTCAATGACCGCGATGACAGTTTCTCCGATACCGTTGGAAGAATTCTTGTAAACGCCTTGCCTTATGTTATAAAAAGTCTCTCCGTAATCGGCACTATCGCTTTGATTCTTGTTTCTGGGGGAATATTTGTACATAACATCCATTTTCTGCATGATTTTATTCCCAATTTGCCCATGATTTTACAAGAATTTGTGGTCGGACTTATCATTGGCTTCATAATGCTAGCCATTGTGAAAGGAGTGAATTACATTTGGAATAGAACCAAAAGCCGAAGTTGA
- a CDS encoding exonuclease domain-containing protein: protein MERQRTFAVVNLKTTGKSIRNNRITEIAIVRIEDGAIAEKFVSLVNPEQHIPEYMTKLNGIDDEMVLDRPNFAEIAEKVDLLTHNAIVVAHDVSFVYYVLRSEFRYLGYNYERPKLCTVRLAKRLIPNLLSYKLENLCGTQGIPLIDRRAEAATNATVVLFQRLLLLDDDFKVIDMALKTNKPKIKLPTHIGNGQFEKLPENPGVYKFQGSDGEIIYIGKAKNIKKRVLSHFQSNLPKEVELCSQTFSIDFELSGSELVALLLESDLIKKHTPEYNSVQKKNYIAYHIKSYRNKKGILQLTVEECPAIYEPTELFFTKGAAKKKLEVLCEKFSLCPKFTGLQRKKGKCNHVKFPNCAGVCNSEEEIGNYNKRAQSAFASLKANTDSYLIQNKGRKLGEASFVVVLDGVYQGFGFADISQQICSIDEMVDLITPRKQTYHTMQILNAYRKNHPSRILNLKMANYR, encoded by the coding sequence ATGGAAAGACAAAGAACGTTTGCGGTAGTGAATTTGAAGACTACGGGAAAAAGTATCCGGAATAATCGCATTACCGAAATCGCCATTGTACGAATCGAGGACGGCGCGATTGCGGAAAAATTTGTTTCCTTGGTCAATCCCGAGCAGCACATTCCCGAATACATGACTAAGTTGAACGGCATCGATGACGAGATGGTTCTTGATAGACCAAACTTTGCTGAGATTGCCGAGAAAGTTGATCTACTTACCCATAACGCTATTGTCGTAGCCCATGATGTATCGTTTGTCTATTATGTTCTTCGCTCCGAATTTAGGTATCTAGGCTATAATTATGAACGGCCCAAACTTTGTACGGTTCGATTGGCCAAAAGATTGATTCCTAATCTGCTTTCCTATAAGTTAGAGAACTTATGCGGTACTCAGGGCATTCCCTTAATCGATAGACGTGCGGAAGCGGCCACGAATGCCACGGTAGTCTTATTCCAACGTTTGCTTTTATTGGATGATGATTTTAAGGTAATCGATATGGCCCTTAAAACTAACAAACCAAAGATAAAATTGCCTACTCATATCGGGAATGGGCAGTTTGAAAAGCTTCCAGAGAACCCTGGAGTCTATAAATTTCAGGGTAGCGACGGCGAGATTATTTATATCGGCAAAGCGAAAAATATCAAAAAAAGGGTGTTGAGCCATTTTCAAAGCAACTTACCCAAGGAGGTAGAGTTATGTTCGCAAACCTTTTCTATTGATTTTGAACTTTCCGGTAGCGAGCTGGTGGCACTTTTATTAGAATCCGACTTGATAAAGAAACACACGCCCGAGTACAATAGTGTCCAGAAAAAAAACTATATCGCTTATCATATAAAATCATATCGGAATAAGAAGGGAATACTACAATTGACGGTCGAGGAATGTCCTGCCATATACGAACCTACCGAGCTGTTCTTTACCAAAGGCGCTGCCAAGAAAAAGCTGGAAGTCTTGTGCGAGAAATTCAGTCTTTGTCCCAAGTTTACGGGTCTGCAACGAAAAAAAGGTAAATGTAACCACGTCAAATTCCCAAATTGTGCCGGAGTTTGCAATAGTGAAGAGGAAATAGGGAACTACAATAAAAGAGCTCAAAGCGCATTTGCCTCCCTCAAGGCGAATACCGATAGTTACTTAATCCAAAATAAGGGACGAAAGCTTGGAGAAGCGAGTTTTGTGGTTGTACTTGATGGGGTGTATCAGGGTTTTGGGTTCGCCGATATATCGCAACAGATTTGTTCCATTGATGAGATGGTCGATTTGATAACCCCTCGAAAGCAAACCTATCATACAATGCAAATTCTCAATGCCTATCGGAAAAACCATCCTTCACGAATATTAAATTTGAAGATGGCAAACTATCGATGA
- the cls gene encoding cardiolipin synthase, translated as MSQYGLRLPLIRSKGEIENGLSYLENWIFNTIDKTERISNAMMTFTIIIYVLVTLWASASALLYGARPTKTLSWILVILILPFLGALIYYLFGVNRRKFKFFTLKHTIKRRLYNQKYNESHEEDFPADCLNEKCAKLARLVKQNASLLPHEGNEVVLLKDGQETFDKIFERLRKAEHFIHMQYYILEEGELMDELYKILKDRVDNGVEVRIIYDSLGSFSFRKDRRERFRDMGAKVFPILPIRFGNLLYTLNYRNHRKIIIIDGHEGFTGGVNISDKYIKPISDLGIWEDYHVYLKGPVVNGLHRIFIKDYHFAHEEEEALLLKEKYLPEIDKFGKRTVQIASSGPDSNQPAIMQQYLMMINLAKKSIHIVNPYFIPGTAILQGLKMAALTGVEIKLLVPKDSDSFLAKYSMYAYFQELLAVGIKIYLRKDFSHSKVIIVDDEIVSIGSGNFDQRSFRHNFEVNAIIYDMEIAKEVSDDFQKISQDIFPLDYETFKARGVRQRIVEGFAKICSPLL; from the coding sequence TTGTCTCAATACGGATTAAGATTACCCCTAATACGGAGCAAAGGAGAAATTGAAAATGGATTGTCTTATCTTGAAAATTGGATTTTTAATACCATCGACAAAACGGAAAGAATTTCTAATGCCATGATGACCTTTACCATAATTATCTATGTACTCGTGACGCTCTGGGCCTCGGCTAGTGCATTGCTTTATGGTGCTAGACCAACAAAAACTTTAAGTTGGATATTGGTCATACTTATTTTACCCTTTCTTGGTGCCTTAATCTATTATCTATTCGGTGTGAACCGGCGCAAGTTCAAATTCTTTACGTTGAAGCACACCATTAAACGAAGACTATACAATCAAAAATATAACGAGTCGCATGAAGAGGACTTTCCTGCAGATTGCCTAAATGAAAAATGTGCTAAGCTCGCCCGCCTAGTAAAACAAAACGCTTCGCTCTTGCCGCATGAAGGTAACGAGGTCGTTCTATTAAAGGATGGTCAAGAGACTTTTGACAAAATTTTCGAACGACTTAGAAAAGCTGAGCATTTTATCCACATGCAGTATTATATCTTGGAGGAAGGCGAACTGATGGATGAACTCTATAAGATTTTGAAAGATCGAGTTGATAACGGTGTCGAGGTAAGAATTATTTACGACTCCTTGGGCAGTTTCTCGTTTCGAAAGGACCGAAGAGAACGGTTTCGGGATATGGGAGCCAAAGTTTTTCCGATTCTTCCCATTCGCTTTGGAAATCTATTGTACACTTTGAATTATCGTAACCATCGAAAAATCATCATTATAGATGGTCATGAGGGTTTTACGGGGGGCGTAAACATTTCGGATAAATATATCAAACCGATTTCGGATTTGGGTATTTGGGAGGACTACCATGTTTATTTAAAAGGGCCCGTAGTCAATGGGTTACATAGGATATTTATCAAAGACTACCACTTCGCCCATGAGGAAGAGGAGGCTTTGCTGTTAAAGGAAAAATACCTTCCAGAAATAGATAAATTTGGTAAAAGGACTGTCCAGATAGCATCTAGCGGTCCAGACTCGAATCAACCTGCCATTATGCAGCAATATCTTATGATGATTAATTTGGCCAAAAAGAGTATCCATATAGTAAACCCTTACTTTATTCCCGGAACGGCCATTTTACAAGGCCTCAAAATGGCGGCCTTAACGGGTGTTGAAATCAAACTTTTGGTGCCAAAAGACTCTGATTCGTTCTTGGCGAAATACAGTATGTATGCCTATTTTCAAGAATTGTTGGCGGTAGGCATCAAGATTTATTTAAGAAAGGATTTCTCGCATAGTAAAGTTATCATAGTGGATGATGAAATTGTTTCCATTGGTTCGGGCAATTTCGACCAGCGAAGTTTTAGGCATAATTTTGAAGTCAATGCGATCATTTATGATATGGAAATTGCGAAGGAAGTAAGCGATGACTTTCAAAAAATTAGTCAAGATATCTTTCCCCTAGATTACGAGACTTTCAAAGCACGCGGTGTGCGACAGCGAATCGTTGAAGGGTTTGCCAAGATTTGTAGCCCATTATTGTGA
- a CDS encoding Pycsar system effector family protein, with product MKNLVEKSKNHIAELLSEQLGKNYLFHTFSQSKKIATRVEEILNSYEPKNLDHTDVLVAVWFLNAGFSKGYEKHVASSCELAEDFLSKINADKSTINAVTDLIKAAWSDEEPSNESEAIVKDGRTSFFASDDFEELMELLRMEKQNLNQNPPPLQEWRNEYIETFRTKHRFYTDYAKENWQPQKEENLISLIGAASKAVKKRNKEKLKVKLKNQSPERAIQSLYRTQLRNHLKLSDIADTKANILLSVNAIIISLLLANLIPKLGTPNNSYLIYPTVIFVLFSIASMIMSVMATRPKIENKNVVDGEISKKDTNYLFFGNFHAMQPQQFKEKMREIIQSKETIYDSLSMDLYFLGKVLKTKYQLLR from the coding sequence ATGAAAAATCTAGTGGAGAAATCAAAAAACCATATTGCCGAGCTGCTATCGGAACAATTGGGTAAAAATTACCTATTTCATACTTTTTCCCAATCCAAAAAAATAGCGACACGTGTTGAGGAAATCTTAAACAGCTATGAACCCAAAAATCTTGATCATACAGATGTCCTAGTCGCAGTATGGTTTCTCAATGCAGGATTTTCAAAGGGATATGAAAAACATGTGGCATCAAGTTGCGAGTTGGCAGAAGACTTTCTTAGCAAAATAAATGCAGATAAGTCAACTATCAACGCGGTTACCGATTTAATCAAAGCAGCATGGAGCGATGAAGAGCCGTCAAATGAGAGTGAAGCCATAGTCAAAGATGGTCGCACATCATTTTTCGCTTCGGATGATTTTGAGGAGTTGATGGAATTGTTGCGTATGGAAAAGCAAAACCTGAACCAGAACCCTCCCCCACTACAAGAGTGGCGTAATGAGTACATTGAAACGTTCCGAACAAAACATCGTTTCTACACAGATTATGCTAAAGAAAACTGGCAGCCACAAAAGGAAGAAAACCTCATATCGCTTATCGGGGCGGCATCCAAGGCCGTAAAAAAGAGAAATAAAGAGAAGTTAAAAGTCAAACTTAAAAATCAAAGTCCAGAAAGGGCGATTCAGTCGTTGTATCGAACACAATTGAGAAATCATCTGAAGCTGAGTGATATTGCCGATACCAAGGCCAATATTTTATTATCTGTAAATGCCATCATTATTTCCCTGCTCCTGGCCAATCTTATCCCAAAATTAGGCACGCCGAACAATTCCTATCTTATTTACCCGACCGTCATATTTGTGCTATTTAGCATCGCTTCAATGATAATGTCCGTGATGGCAACCCGGCCAAAAATCGAGAATAAAAATGTAGTTGACGGCGAAATCAGCAAGAAGGACACAAACTATCTTTTCTTTGGTAATTTTCATGCGATGCAACCCCAACAGTTTAAAGAGAAAATGCGCGAAATCATACAAAGTAAGGAAACAATTTACGACTCGCTGAGCATGGATTTATATTTTCTGGGAAAGGTTTTAAAAACCAAATATCAATTACTTCGGTGA
- a CDS encoding response regulator yields MTIYLADDDEDDRIFFRDAFSDIPSDSEISEFTNGVALLKALHDASELPDVIFLDLNMPLMDGFECLADIRDIKKFSKIPVIIYSTSFHKKEVERLQEMGATKYLKKPSSFNQLKTLLNKSLQDVKALQSSKKDTSEQSFLVE; encoded by the coding sequence ATGACAATCTATCTTGCAGATGATGATGAGGACGATAGGATTTTTTTTAGGGATGCCTTCTCGGACATCCCATCAGACTCCGAAATAAGCGAATTCACAAATGGAGTCGCCCTCTTAAAGGCACTTCATGATGCTAGCGAGTTGCCCGATGTTATTTTCCTTGATTTGAATATGCCCTTGATGGATGGCTTTGAATGCCTCGCGGATATTCGGGATATTAAAAAATTTTCCAAGATTCCGGTAATCATCTATTCAACCTCTTTTCATAAAAAGGAAGTGGAGAGATTACAGGAAATGGGAGCTACCAAATATCTCAAAAAACCTTCGTCATTCAATCAACTGAAAACGTTATTGAACAAAAGTTTGCAGGATGTCAAAGCATTGCAATCTTCAAAGAAAGATACCTCTGAGCAATCGTTTTTGGTGGAATAA